The window ACCGTCTCGTCGCCGACTTCTCAGATCGCACCGTCAAGGCCCTCGACATCTGCAACGCAGCTCGGGATGGCGTCGACCAGCTCCGCCGCTTGGGGACCCACCTCGAGATCGTGGTAGCCGCGCTTGGCCCCGCCGCTGCTTCCTCCGCCCGCCACGGACACCGCGAGGGCCAGCTCCGCCGCGCCCGCAAGGCCCTCGCCGAACTCGCTGTCATGCTCGACGACAGGGACTCCGGCTCGATCCCCTCCCACCGCAACCGCTCcttcggccgcagcggcagcggcagcgctgGCTCCTCTTCGTCCTCCTCGCCGAGCGGCAGCCGCCGTCTCTCCCACTTCCGCTCCCTCTCCTCCAGCGTGTCCCGCTCATGGTCCTTAGTGCGGCAGCTGCAGGCCATCGGGAGCAACATGGCCGCACCTCGCGGCCACGAGGTCGAGGCCACCGCCGGACTCGCGGTGCCCATCTACACGATGAGCGCGGTGCTACTGTTTGCGATGCGGTCCCTGGTGGCTGCGATCCCATGCCATGATCGCAGTAACCAGGCCCACTTTTCCATTCCGCGGACCTTCCCGTGGGCAGCGCCTATCATCTCCATTCATGAGCGGATCGTGGAGGAGTCCAAGAAGAAGGAACGGAGGAACTCAACCGGACTGCTGAAGGAAATCCAACAGATTGAGAGGTGCACGCACCAATTGACGGAGCTGACACAGGCCAATCAGTTCCCGATGTCAGAGGAGAAGCAGGAGGAGCTGAGGCAGAGGGTGGAAGAGTTAGCACAGGTCTGTGTGGTCTTGAAGGAAGGACTTGGCCCGTTGGAACGCCAGGTGAGGGAGGTCTTCCTTCGGATCATGTGCAGCCGCATTGACAGTTTCGATCCCTTGTCTCAGACTATGCAATGAAAGCTCCCATTTTTTGTCCTGTGGCAGAAACAACTATCTGATGTTAATGATATGGGGTCATTGTCATTGCAATTTGGAATGAGATTAGAGAAAATAATGAAGTGAAGTAGATAAAGTGAAGGAATTGATATAGAGCAAATGAGTCTTCATTCACACAAATAATCAGGTAGTTCTTTTGTTTTTACCATGATAAATTGTGTGTAAAGCATATGACCAACTATTTCTGTTGCTGATTCGCATACACGGCTCTCTAGTAGTGTCTTGgccttttctttcaagttctgtCCAAATCTTGAGCCCTTCATGGAAAGCCATGGTCAATTCAGGAGTGCTTGAGTTTACTCTTTTCTCCCCCAAGCCTCCACATGTTGGCTCGTGTCCTTTAGAAAATTTTGTAGAATTAACTTTCTCTTTGATAGAAAAGAAGTATAATTCCAAAGTTTTGTTTGGTCTCTTGCTCTTTGGTCTAATCTAACCTAAAAATGTCTTTGCATCAGTGGATTGTATTTTGGATTTTGCAGATTCTCGATCACTGTTAAGTCATGTAAGCTAGACTTGTATTAGTTTCTCCATAATATTTAGTGACTCCTTTTTTAATGTCTTGTTGTTTTGTCTGCTAGGTTGTATATGAACATTTAAAGATGGCTGCACATGACAAACAAAAACTTCTTTAGAACTGTATAAGGGAGAACTGGCTAAGATAGCATGAGCATCTTCCATGATGAATCTCCAGTTGGGAAAAAGGGTTACTTGTATAAGTTTAGAAACATATTCAGAATAATCCAAGGGGAAACTGGTTCACATAGTATGACAGAGTCCAATGAGGAAGCTCTGGTTAAGAAATATTGTTATTTATACACGTCAGTTGGACTTCTTGGAAACAAATATCATATTTTCTGTGCTGTCTTCTGAATCATATGCAATTGGTGTTTGGATCATAGTTCATATTGATGGCTCTTGCCAATGGATGATTGAATGTTTGCTTAAAAATGTTGTTACATTGGTGTGAAGTTGTTATTGTGCTATGATGTTAGCTTGTCTTTGTTCTGGTAGTAGTTTGATCTTCTTACAGCAACAGCAAATATCACTTTCATATAAAGCGATAGTTTTAACTATTGGTTTGTCATCATCAATGTATTTCCTGAATCATTTAATATAAACATATCAAATAGGGATGAGGACACTTGTCACTTTGTTTTCCATGTAAATTTTTCTTATGAAGTCAGAGTATCTATTCCTCTTCTTTCATTGGGCACAGTTTGTTGCTTGTGTAAATCAAAAACTTATGTTCACTGCATTGCTATAATGTCTTCGGCATCAACTGGAATCTTAATGTCCATACCAAGGATTGTCATACTGTAGGGCATATTAATGTATGTTTGTCATGTTAGATCAGCATGATTATATGCAAGCCAACACATGCCAAAAATTAGCCAAGTCAGCACATAGGATGTTTCTCCCTGATTTGACATAGTGCACATTAGTACCTATATTTTTGAGTTAATGTCGACATTCTTAGGTTGACTGAAGGGGCAATCTTGTGTGCTGATGGGCAAAAGATGGTGAGGGAGGCCCATCTCTTATCTAGATTATAGATTGAATTATTCAGAAAACCTTTTTTATTGACTTACTCCTGTGTTTTTAACTCTTTGGTTACAGTTTTCTTGCTTGGTCTACAGAATCAGCTAAAACATTAACTACTTAGCCCTTCAATATTCCAGAATTTCTAACTAATCTGTGACCTCGGTTTAGATTCATGGAACTCTTGTAAACATTGTATATTCTTCATGGAACTCTTATAAACATTGTCTATTCTTGTAAGCTGACTCGGGCACTCCATTGTATGTGGTTCATTTATTTGACAACTGTCTAGGATCCCTCCCTTTTCATGTACTTAACAGGTGAACATAGTAGTGTCAGTGAATGAAGAGACCTTTTAGATCACATTATTCTTGTAATTGTCAACTTATAATAACTGgtaccatattttcttttttgtacTTTGTCCTAAATAATAACTGTCTCATCTTGTTCTAGAAAGAATCTCTGTATGGTAATATGCACTTAATTTTCCTGAATGAATGTTAATTTGGAACCTTCATATCGGTGATACTCTTTGTCAAATCATAGTTGC of the Musa acuminata AAA Group cultivar baxijiao chromosome BXJ2-10, Cavendish_Baxijiao_AAA, whole genome shotgun sequence genome contains:
- the LOC135624922 gene encoding protein BYPASS1-LIKE-like, translated to MPAAVYQGLSSSFSPSLGRFIPSVRGDQIHAIDARHHMAAGAAAEQPDLLAFQRCVADHFLDLSAVDADGLLSLSWLRKLLHSFLVCHEAFRPLLLDRWSLIARPPLDRLVADFSDRTVKALDICNAARDGVDQLRRLGTHLEIVVAALGPAAASSARHGHREGQLRRARKALAELAVMLDDRDSGSIPSHRNRSFGRSGSGSAGSSSSSSPSGSRRLSHFRSLSSSVSRSWSLVRQLQAIGSNMAAPRGHEVEATAGLAVPIYTMSAVLLFAMRSLVAAIPCHDRSNQAHFSIPRTFPWAAPIISIHERIVEESKKKERRNSTGLLKEIQQIERCTHQLTELTQANQFPMSEEKQEELRQRVEELAQVCVVLKEGLGPLERQVREVFLRIMCSRIDSFDPLSQTMQ